From one Planococcus citri chromosome 3, ihPlaCitr1.1, whole genome shotgun sequence genomic stretch:
- the LOC135840021 gene encoding protein FAM76A — protein sequence MSESSDLYACTKCFARHPFKELSRGLMMCKACRVAYPIIKCTYCRTEFQQSQKNSSNTICSKCESNVKQYGKPRVCEYCNIIAAFIGNKCQRCTNSERKYGLPVTCEQCKQKCAFDRKEDDKKVDGKLLCWLCTLSYKRALAKTKRATEKKSHNIKIVTKNKERPHHHIHHHKRPVRVDVTKLDYSKMNNSKNKNMNSSSSSGPKMPKIHSDLTDSSNTDHIVIITELTEKYASLEKQLQLKDNQIIEKDKYITELKATHFTKEEEIRNLMIGKKKEYEKEIDGLHAKIKTMQREIGSLNKRLLAKNGLGNNVGVSSQDESAANSPASST from the exons ATGAGCGAATCTAGTGACTTGTACGCTTGCACGAAATGTTTTGCCAGACATCCGTTTAAAGAACTATCCCGAGGTTTGATGATGTGCAAG GCCTGTCGAGTGGCGTATCCCATTATCAAATGTACCTATTGTAGAACGGAATTCCAACAATCACA GAAAAACAGCTCTAATACTATTTGTTCGAAGTGTGAAAGTAACGTGAAGCAGTACGGTAAACCTCGAGTATGCGAATACTGCAACATTATAGCTGCATTTATCGGAAACAAATGTCAACGTTGTACCAACTCCGAACGGAAATATGGACTTCCCGTAACTTGCGAACAGTGCAAACAGAAATGTGCTTTTGATCGTAAAGAAgatgacaaaaaa GTTGATGGCAAATTGCTTTGTTGGCTGTGTACATTGTCCTACAAACGAGCTTTGGCTAAAACAAAACGTGCTACTGAGAAGAAATCTCATAATATTAAAATCGTTACGAAGAATAAAGAAAG GCCTCATCATCATATACATCATCATAAACGTCCCGTTCGTGTAGACGTCACCAAATTGGATTATAGCAAAATGAACAATTCGAAGAATAAGAATATGAACTCGTCGTCTTCATCGGGGCCTAAAATGCCGAAAATTCATAGTGATTTGACCGATTCGAGCAACACTGATCATATAGTGATTATTACCGAATTGACGGAGAAATACGCGTCGTTGGAAAAACAGCTTCAATTGAAGGATAATCAAATTATAGAAAAagataaatat ATAACCGAATTGAAAGCTACGCATTTTACGAAGGAAGAAGAAATACGAAATCTGATGATCGGTAAAAAGAAAGAGTATGAGAAGGAAATCGATGGATTACACGCTAAAATCAAGACGATGCAACGGGAAATAGGCTCTCTCAATAAACGTTTGTTAGCTAAAAATGGTTTAGGTAATAATGTAGGTGTTAGTAGCCAAGATGAAAGTGCTGCGAACAGCCCTGCTTCCAGTACGTAA
- the OstDelta gene encoding dolichyl-diphosphooligosaccharide--protein glycosyltransferase subunit 2, with the protein MLKICLLFLISVIGSVISNQHPDFTLPAFISPSDRLKLKHVFENAWKFEDLGELHYAIASYRVFNDELPVQQKDICDFVKKEASKSSSLETLYHATSIIKEVPACSSNQFTNDVGTKVLQASQKDNVFMEELYYIVSILTNLKSNPTDVSFITKSLKSILKSNETVFNLGYALHISTILPKKEMETLFDKIDSIISQADEVDGRYYQFEGGLTVTALIIDGIYKLSENLKKTPPLTNVQSTKFVNYLTSRTTSSRPKGVYRLLQVLKTLSDNSFHTFVSVGPFAEPELSKSQSTIAIRVSDIFGNPVSKSDASSLTVSLVSIFKESTSNTVNANKLFTSSSEKTKYTLDSSDLNLSPDYYKFTVSVAPSKGNKGSVILLNNVVEFKLVTKIEIENFQIGILNTEDSSSPSLNKLEYPKKSESLVVDSHQRLVIKFTVKDSDYGKLSKIQQAVVKLINKKTKLEATVVFHSDSNRNFKLNLDPSSVGDVLNFISDDYEVVVIIADSLISSSIKWSVADVKLRFAQDGIPEKNLDVINYYLPKPEIKHLFREPEKRPPAVVSNVFTAFVLAPLFILLILWAKLGVNLKNFPFTLSSITFHLGLGGIFALFGVFWLQLNMFQTIKYLLMLGAVTFLSGNKMLSAIASKSKK; encoded by the exons atgttgaaaatctgccttttatttttaataa GTGTCATAGGGTCTGTGATCTCTAACCAGCATCCTGATTTCACTTTACCGGCGTTTATTTCACCTAGCGATAGACTGAAACTGAAGCATGTTTTCGAGAATGCCTGGAAATTTGAAGATCTAGGAGAACTCCATTATGCCATCGCGAGTTACAGGGTTTTCAACGATGAACTACCCGTACAGCAAAAA GATATAtgcgattttgtaaaaaaagaagCTTCTAAATCTAGTTCACTGGAGACGCTTTATCATGCGACCTCTATCATTAAAGAAGTTCCTGCTTGTTCCTCTAATCAATTTACCAACGACGTTGGCACTAAA GTTCTGCAGGCCTCTCAAAAAGATAACGTTTTTATGGAAGAATTGTATTACATTGTCTCCATTCTGACCAATTTGAAATCTAATCCTACTGATGTGTCTTTTATTACCAAATCGTTGAAAAGTATTCTTAAATCGAATGAAACCGTATTCAA tTTAGGCTATGCTCTGCATATCAGCACCATTTTACCTAAGAAGGAAATGGAAACGTTGTTCGATAAAATTGATAGCATTATTTCGCAAGCCGACGAAGTCGATGGTCGATATTATCAGTTCGAAGGCGGCCTAACTGTGACcg CTTTGATTATTGATGGAATCTATAAATTAAGCGAAAACCTGAAGAAAACTCCTCCGTTAACTAATGTCCAATCAACGAAATTCGTAAATTATCTAACTTCCCGCACAACTTCATCTCGTCCAAAAGGAGTGTATAGGTTACTTCAAGTTCTGAAAACATTATCCGATAATAGT TTCCATACTTTCGTGTCCGTTGGTCCATTCGCTGAACCGGAATTGAGTAAATCTCAATCAACGATTGCTATTCGAGTATCagacatttttggaaatccgGTATCAAAGTCTGACGCGAGTTCTCTGACTGTTTCCTtagtttccattttcaaagaaagcACTTCGAACACAGTTAACGCGAATAAATTGTTCACATCGTCTTCTGAAAA gaCCAAGTATACTTTGGATAGTAGTGATTTAAATCTTAGCCCAGATTACTATAAATTCACTGTTTCTGTCGCGCCTTCCAAAGGAAATAAGGGATCGGTGATTCTTCTTAATAATGTTGTTGAATTTAAATTGGTTACcaaaatagaaattgaaaatttccaaattggaATTCTTAACACAGAGGATTCGTCATCTCCCTCATTGAACaa ATTGGAATATCCTAAAAAATCAGAATCATTGGTCGTCGATTCACACCAAAGATTAGTAATTAAATTCACTGTCAAGGATTCTGATTATGGAAAACTATCCAAAATACAGCAGGCAGTTGTTAAACTAATCaacaaaaaaaccaaacttGAGGCCACCGTTGTTTTCCATTCAGATTCAAATCGTAATTTCAAGCTCAACTTG GATCCATCTAGTGTCGGTGACGTCTTGAATTTCATCTCTGATGATTATGAAGTAGTTGTAATTATCGCTGATTCGTTGATTTCGTCATCTATTAAATGGAGTGTGGCAGATGTAAAGCTTCGATTTGCTCAAGACGGAATTCCTGAAAAGAACCTGGACGTCATCAATTATTATTTACCTAAACCAGAAATCAAA CATTTGTTCAGAGAACCAGAAAAACGACCTCCCGCTGTAGTTTCCAATGTTTTTACTGCATTTGTTTTGGCTCCTCTATTTATCCTTCTCATTCTG TGGGCAAAACTTggtgtgaatttgaaaaacttcccATTCACTTTGAGTTCGATCACTTTCCATCTCGGATTAGGAG gtatttttgcCCTGTTCGGAGTTTTCTGGCTGCAATTAAACATGTTCCAAACTATTAAATATTTATTAATGTTGGGAGCCGTAACATTCTTGAGTGGTAATAAAATGCTGTCTGCGATCGCTAGCAAGTCGAAGAAgtaa
- the LOC135840019 gene encoding serine/threonine-protein kinase tousled-like 2, whose amino-acid sequence MTMCCWINGGAGVNNMDHHHLQSVLDSRKQELLEARFLGAKMSAAASQLQMAPPSGVNITRQQQQQQQQQPDTHQISTHLRQLTHPSALNPHAITATVLTQHHHAQQEQPSHNQDSLSASSSHSDKELRESVTPEKLSKSNAEQRKQRKRKGEDSSSGDQRMTNVKTSSRSVTVADSKKINEYFVKHPATSPIRSNAPKIPASGSASQHTAFISELVRPVRVTAPEYENQQHQISDLQSKNAQIEELTRINEELLRKLSSQQKIIEQQNSQMAKCTDVIKNLLREKSDIEKKEARQKCMQNRLRLGQFVMQRVGAQFQEIWMEGYAFQELNRRQEELAAEREEIDRQKKLLAKKRPTTESGRKRASSSGAATNVPNNSGPGMLHNGTSSDGSNSGASTTPKPQENAFTFQEYYEADEILKLRQSALKKEDADLQMEMEKLERERNVHIRELKRIQNEDQSEYNNHPVLNDRYFLLMLLGKGGFSEVHKAFDLKEQRYVACKVHQLNKDWKEDKKANYIKHAIREYNIHKSLDHPRVVKLYDVFEIDANSFCTVLEYCSGHDLDFYLKQHKVIGEKEARLIIIQVVSALKYLNEIKPPVIHYDLKPGNILLVEGNVCGEIKITDFGLSKIMDEENYNPDHGMDLSSQGAGTYWYLPPECFMVGKNPPKISSKVDVWSVGVIFYQCLYGRKPFGHNLSQASILEENTILKATEVQFTNKPVVSNEAKSFIRCCLAYRKEDRFDVLALAKHEYLQPPVPKHVRQAANSQQQQLQQQVQQSSSTYHG is encoded by the exons ATGACTATGTGCTGTTGGATTAATGGTGGCGCTGGCGTCAATAATATGGATCACCATCATCTACAATCAGTGTTAGATTCTCGGAAGCAAGAATTATTAGAAGCGAGATTTCTCGGAGCTAAAATGTCGGCGGCCGCCTCTCAATTGCAGATGGCGCCACCCTCCGGGGTAAATATCACGCgtcagcagcagcaacaacaacaacagcaaccaGATACCCATCAGATCAGTACTCATCTACGTCAGCTCACGCATCCGAGCGCCCTTAATCCGCATGCAATAACGGCCACTGTGCTGACGCAGCACCATCATGCCCAGCAAGAGCAGCCGTCGCATAACCAAGATTCGTTGAGTGCCAGCTCGTCGCACAGCGACAAAGAACTACGCGAATCGGTGACGCCGGAAAAACTATCGAAAAGCAACGCCGAGCAACGTAAACAACGCAAACGCAAAGGAGAAGATAGTTCTAGCGGCGATCAACGTATGACCAACGTGAAAACGTCGTCGCGATCCGTAACCGTAGCcgatagtaaaaaaattaacgaatacTTCGTCAAGCATCCAGCTACTAGTCCGATACGTTCAAACGCTCCTAAAATCCCTGCCTCCGGTTCCGCGTCGCAGCATACGGCTTTTATATCGGAATTAGTGCGGCCGGTCAGGGTAACCGCGCCTGAGTACGAAAACCAACAACACCAGATATCCGATTTACAATCGAAGAACGCACAAATCGAAGAACTGACTCGTATTAATGAAGAGCTTCTGCGTAAGTTATCGTCTCAgcaaaaaatcatcgaacagCAAAATTCGCAAATGGCCAAATGTACCGACGTCATTAAAAACCTGCTGCGCGAAAAATCAGATATCGAAAAGAAAGAAGCTAGACAAAAATGTATGCAGAATCGTCTACGGCTCGGTCAGTTCGTTATGCAACGAGTTGGTGCTCAGTTTCAGGAAATATGGATGGAAGGGTACGCGTTTCAAGAACTCAATCGTCGCCAAGAAGAATTGGCCGCCGAGCGAGAAGAAATCGATAGACAGAAGAAGCTGCTAGCCAAGAAAAGGCCCACCACCGAGTCCGGCAGAAAAAGAGCTTCATCTAGCGGAGCTGCTACTAATGTTCCTAATAATTCTGGACCAGGTATGCTACATAACGGCACCAGCAGCGACGGATCGAATAGTGGCGCTTCGACTACGCCCAAACCGCAAGAAAACGCCTTCACTTTTCAAGAGTATTACGAAGCTGACGAGATTTTGAAACTGCGACAATCTGCTTTGAAAAAGGAAGACGCCGATTTGCAAATGGAAATGGAGAAATTAGAAAGAGAACGAAATGTTCATATACGCGAACTGAAACGTATCCAAAACGAAGACCAATCCGAGTATAATAATCATCCGGTGTTAAATGATCGTTACTTTTTGTTAATGTTGTTGGGTAAAGGTGGCTTCAGCGAAGTTCATAAAGCTTTCGATTTAAAAGAACAACGTTACGTCGCGTGTAAAGTGCACCAATTGAACAAAGACTGGAAAGAAGATAAAAAAGCCAATTATATTAAGCACGCCATTAGAGAGTATAATATTCATAAATCCTTAGATCATCCGAGAGTAGTGAAACTGTACGATGTGTTCGAAATAGATGCTAATTCGTTTTGCACCGTTTTGGAGTATTGCAGCGGTCACGATTTGGATTTCTACCTAAAACAACATAAAGTTATCGGCGAAAAAGAGGCCAGACTGATTATTATACAAGTAGTTTCTGCTCTCAAgtatttgaacgaaatcaagcCTCCAGTTATTCATTACGATTTAAAACCAG gaAATATTTTATTAGTCGAAGGGAACGTGTGcggtgaaataaaaataaccgaTTTCGGTCTAAGTAAAATAATGGATGAAGAAAATTACAATCCGGATCACGGTATGGATTTATCGTCCCAAGGTGCCGGAACGTATTGGTATTTGCCACCGGAATGCTTCATGGTTGGCAAAAATCCACCCAAGATATCGTCAAAGGTGGATGTTTGGAGCGTTGGCGTGATATTCTATCAATGTTTATACGGTCGAAAACCATTCGGCCATAATTTATCGCAAGCGTCGATTTTAGAAGAAAATACGATTTTAAAAGCGACCGAAGTACAGTTTACAAATAAGCCTGTTGTTAGTAACGAAGCGAAAAGTTTCATCCGGTGTTGCTTGGCGTATCGTAAAGAAGATCGCTTCGATGTATTAGCTTTGGCTAAACACGAATACCTTCAACCTCCGGTGCCGAAGCATGTGCGACAAGCTGCCAATAGTCAACAGCAACAGTTGCAACAACAAGTTCAACAGAGTTCCAGCACATATCACGGTTAA
- the twf gene encoding twinfilin, which yields MSHQTGIKANEELRKFFAKCKLGKIRVVKVSIENEQLTLSDYKEVEKTWDDDFDKMVGPMIESSQPSYILYRLDHRNETGYDWLLISWSPDDAPVRQKMLYASTKATLKQEFGNNCISEELHGTSEHEITLGGLTKNRKADSSPAPLTTQEEELARLRKVENITLSNAGIDSRAQTLSGVSFPISNAVIDSVNSMVKKKINYIQLKIDIENEEIHLVRDDVIPVDKLSEQIPKDNARYHLYSFSHKYEGSTIQSVVFIYSMPGYSCSVKERMLYSSCKGPLLDIIESNLGLTISKKLEIGSEEELTEDYLIEEIHPKKVVDKPKFEKPKGPPSRGAKRLTKIQKT from the exons ATGTCTCATCAAACTGGAATAAAAG cgAATGAAGagcttcgaaaattttttgccaagtgTAAACTTGGTAAAATCAGGGTAGTTAAAGTTTCTATTGAGAACG AACAATTGACCCTAAGTGATTACaaggaagttgaaaaaacttgggACGATGACTTTGATAAAATGGTTGGACCCATGATTGAAAGTAGTCAACCATCCTATATTCTGTATAG GCTAGATCATAGAAATGAAACAGGATATGATTGGCTGTTAATAAGTTGGTCTCCGGATGACGCGCCTGTTAGACAAAAAATGTTGTATGCTTCTACTAAAGCTACTTTAAAACAAGAATTCGGGAATAATTGTATTTCTGAAGAATTGCATGGAACTTCTGAG CATGAAATTACTCTCGGAGGTTTAACCAAAAATCGCAAGGCCGATAGTTCCCCTGCACCCTTGACTACTCAAGAAGAAGAATTGGCGAGATTGCGAAAAGTCGAGAATATAACATTGTCAAATGCTGGTATTGATTCGAGAGCTCAGACATTATCTGGTGTTTCATTTCCCATTTCTAATGCAGTTATTGACTCCGTTAATTCaatggtgaagaaaaaaatcaattatattCAATTGAAAATCG atattgaaaatgaagaaattcaccTGGTTAGAGATGATGTTATCCCCGTTGATAAACTTTCAGAGCAAATTCCTAAAGACAATGCCAGATATCATCTGTACAGCTTTTCTCATAAGTACGAAGGTTCTACTATTCAATCTGTTG TTTTCATATACTCTATGCCAGGATATTCCTGTTCCGTGAAGGAAAGGATGTTGTACTCGAGCTGCAAAGGTCCCCTACTTGATATAATCGAAAGTAATCTTGGATTGACTATTTctaaaaag TTGGAAATTGGTTCAGAAGAAGAATTGACCGAAGATTATTTGATTGAAGAAATTCATCCTAAAAAAGTTGTCGATAaacctaaatttgaaaaaccaaaaggTCCACCGAGCCGAGGGGCTAAACGACTgacgaaaatccaaaaaacttga
- the LOC135841017 gene encoding uncharacterized protein LOC135841017, which produces MKEIITWIKALVVVTTISITMAHPTSEEPARNGKDVSPVMQSLLTDIARELISRSTSSNQVLTLNFANMLILLVLKGLLWGASYAGTAAGYPKGRSEDETPEPLITETEILLLLSYLMGDDENNFDCLHRIACEDPFKAREYMNAGHIVMNAAKFIGLNNASDQKYSKMLNQLQEVIKYKENGGICERRYSCNQNENENTI; this is translated from the exons aTGAAAGAAATCATCACGTGGATAAAGGCGTTGGTTGTGGTTACTACCATTTCAATCACGATGGCGCATCCTACTTCCGAAGAGCCAGCCAGAAATGGAAAAGATGTTTCACCAGTTATGCAAAGTTTACTCACTGATATAGCAAGAGAACTAATATCTCGATCGACATCCagtaatcaa GTACTGACGTTGAACTTCGCCAATATGCTCATCTTGTTAGTACTGAAAGGACTTCTGTGGGGAGCTTCATACGCGGGAACTGCAGCCGGTTACCCAAAAGGCAGAAGCGAAGATGAGACACCAGAACCACTTATTACAGAAACCGAAATACTGCTATTATTGAGTTATCTAATGGGCgacgatgaaaataatttcgactGTTTACACAGAATAGCTTGCGAAGATCCATTCAAAGCAAGAGAATATATGAATGCTGGTCACATTGTTATGAACGCAGCCAAGTTTATAGGATt AAACAATGCTAGCgatcaaaaatattcgaaaatgcTGAATCAGCTACAAGAGGTGATAAAATATAAAGAAAACGGTGGAATTTGCGAAAGGAGATATTCAtgcaatcaaaatgaaaatgaaaacacaatTTGA